In the Ictidomys tridecemlineatus isolate mIctTri1 chromosome 10, mIctTri1.hap1, whole genome shotgun sequence genome, TTCCAATGAGATGCCTTTTCAAGGGACTGTAGAGAACGCTGAAGTTTTGAATAAaagactctaaaaaaaaaaaaaaaagtgagataaaCTCTTTTGTAGGTACAGGGAGAGTAACTGTCTACTTTAAactccacattttaaaaacagaagtggCTTCCCATGCTCACATTTGTAACACTTCACCTCTAAGCCGAACCCTGCACGGAGCCGCCCAGGGTGGCACCAGGCAGAGCTTTGGTGGTGCTAACCGCCAGTCCTTTAGATGGCAAAACCATGCAGCACTGGAACCCAGGCTGTTCTCTTCTAGGGGCCTAGTCCACAGGCACACTCCACCAGCGTGCCACGGTCTTCTCAAGAGACTTGGACCTAGGATGCTAAGATCTTTCAATGAAACCACCAAGGCAGAAACGCACAAGCTTCCGCAATGTGGAGGGCATTTAGCACTCGTAAATTGGAGGACAAGGGctactttttgtttcctttattaaGATTCTTCAAGTTTCCTTTTTTAGAGGTTAGTGAAAATAAACTCAGTCATTTGTGGTGGAATACCTAAATAAAACCTGTCTACATGCCATTGCCCTAAGTCGAGTCAAGTTTACCATTTCCACAGAAGCCGCCGTCTTCAGGGTCCTCTGCCTCAGCTGAAGCAACACTCATCTGAgttttgcttctctttttcttttaactccctCCACTTTGAGACCCTAACAAACAAGGGCATGTgcgcaggaggaggaggaagtgaagAACGTTATGTGAATGAACACTAAAGAGACTTCATTGTCAAACCCGAGGCACATTTAGTTTTGCCGTTAAAACATGAAACCAAGAATCATTTCCTAATCTGAATGCAGCCTTAATTCTGCCAGTGCCCTGGAGACGCTGCCTTGAGAGTGAACTCTCCAAGCCAACAGTGGGACAAGCACACGGTTTGTTTCACAGGGACCCTAAGAACTGTCACCAACTACAAGACAAAGAAACGGCTCAGCCAGACGTTTCAGAGGGATacagaagacagaagaaaatctGAAGAAGGCTTCTCTCAGCTAACACTGACATGAGCTCATCAAAAGATCCAATgaacactttctttaaaaaataaatacttgttttaaGAAAATCCAATAGACAAAAATACTCTTGGAAAACACGAATCAGGAGCAATTTATAGTGTCAAAAGATTACAtcatctgggctggggctgtagctcagctggtagagtgcttgcctcgcacgcacaaggcctgggttcaatccccagcaccacacacaaacaaaaaaagatcacGTCCTCCAGAAAGAGGCTGGTCCCAGGGCTCTTTTAAGCACCAAGGAGCACTCATGATTGCCATGCATAATCTGGAGGGAAATCAACACTTCCATAAAGTCCGTTCCCAACTGTGAGTCAGGTACAAACCCACTCCACCGGGATTGAACGAGGACAGCTTTGAGGACCAGTATTCAGGGACTCCTGAGTTTACTTTTGCTTTCAAACCCTCTGAACTTGAAAACAGTTTCCTTTGCTACCAAGTTCCTCCTTTCTCCATCTGGCACATACTGCCTGTCCCCCAAGTCTCCAGTGAGGCTGAACTAACAAGGCTTTTGAATTCTCACTTCCCTCTGTCTGTCCAGGGCTCCACCAAGGTCCTGGGAACAGGCAGTGTGGgtcagctgctgctgctgctgctgctgccaagCCCCAGGGGCAAGCTCTGGGTCTTACCCAGATGGAGTTGTAAACCAGAAGAGGATTTCACTAGTTTGCAACCTGCTGTTTGTTTACTGCACTTGACCCCTGCTTGTTACAGTCCAGGCCCCCAAGGTCGCAGCAGAGCAGATGAGGCCTGGTGGCCGTGAGGCCAGAGCACAGACCTGCAAGGCAGAGAGGGCGGGAAGCACTTGAATATCCTGTCCTGGCTGCTCAAGAATGACATACTGTTAACTGCTCCCCTTCACCAGCCCCTGCACGTCCCCCCAGAACagctctcccctcctttcccagTACACAGCCAGGTCCCCTCTGCATACAGCTGGCTCTACATTAAAAATGTGACAAGAACGGTCAACTAGAGAGTTGGACTCTTACCCCCACAGGTTGATAAACTTATCCAAAGTTTGGGTGAGGAGGTTTCCGTTCGTTCTTTTAAGATTATGACTGATGGATAATGACGATGTCCAAGAGTCTACAGACCTAAGTGAGCCTCAGAGCTGCCAACCCCCCCAACCCAGTGCAACGAGCCCTCCCAATCAGAGTTACCTAGGCCAAGTTAGGCAAAACTTAGTGTGCTGGGGAAGCCACCTACAGTACCTAGGGTGAACTTCATGAGCGTTTGTTTTGGATCCAAGATATAGTGAGACTCTTCTTTCACGTCAACAATTGTGGCAAACTCTTTCACGTGCGTGGAGCTCGGAGCACCCAGCCTCTCTGCATATAACCAAAATAAGTTGGAATCCAGAAGGTAGATGTTCAGGGTCTTGTTGGTTCGGCAGCTCAGGCCGGTGAAGGTGGTGCTGGCCACGCCCACTTCAGGGAAGAGATACCTGTTCTCCTCAATGTGAGGAAGGGAGCTGGGGGCGGCGACCTCACATTTCTCCTCCAGGGAAGAGAATGCAAGGGCTGGGGTTTCAAAGACGCCTGTTTCAGAATCCATGAAGCTCACCACGCCCCTGTTGATGGTCCTGCAACATGCAGTGTAGTAGCTGAAAGGGCTATAGGAAGTTAAAAAGTTGCTGCACTCCATGCTGTCTGAAGCTGCGTGGTAGAAGGTCTGCTCCTTGAGGTAGAAGGAATCCAGGGCTGCCGCCATCTCAAAGAAGCTGCACTGTGGCATGCTGGCCGAGCTTGGCCTGAGGCCCCTGGCAGTCTGGTTGACACACAGCTCACAGACGTTGTGGGTCCTGGAGAAGGAGTGCCCCTGGGGCAGCACCACACTATTGCAGCAGGGGGACGCTGCCACCGGCGGTGTGTCCAGCAGTGGAGCTGGGGGCTGTGGCGCCAGGGACTGGAACACAGGTGTGTCCACCCGCCGCAGGTGCTGAAGTAGACGCTCCACCACCTGGTCCCCGTGACAGTTGTTGTACTCCAAGGCCACTTCGGTGATCTGAAAGAAAGGGCGAAGCTGGTGAGAGGCCGGCAGCTGCCTGGAAAGCACCCCCTCTGGGTGGCGGCGGAGCCAGGCGGGGAGGCCAgcctctggctgcagcagccttcCCAGACCTGCCCGGAGGCGGTGGTGCTCTTCATGACGTGCCATTCTAATGACAAGCAGTgagcactttttgttttgtttatttatttatttttcgagACAGAAGGGGTCCTGGGGATGTCTTAGCCCACTGTatgagaggagagggaagggctgAGGCCAGGACTTAAGTCCAGGCTTCAGGGAACAGAAAGAGAAGTGAAATCCCTCAACTGCTAAGGGAGAGCACGCTCCTTTACACCAGCAGAACTCCTCCACAGGGTCTTCTTTCTACATCTTCATTAATGAGTCTAAAGACTTCCCAAACAAGCGCATCAAGTACTTCACAAcaggctgggcgcagtggcacatgcctgaatcccagcagctcaggaggctgaggcccaaggatctaaagttcaaagccagcctcagcaacttagcgagacgccaagcaactcagtgagaccctgtctcaaaatacaatgtaaaaaacAGTgggtgatgtggttcagtgcccctgagttcaatccccagtaacaacaagaAAAACGTATTTCACAACATTCACAATTCCATAAAGTCCTGTCTCACGGGAGGTCAGCAATCCAGCCCATCCTGAACCACACTCACTTATCTCACCTACCCTATGAGCCGACCTCTTCCTTGTCCTGTACCAACTTCTCTGGGAAAACGGCAGCATCACGCAAGAAACTGGGCTGGTCTTCAATTTCTCCTGTGTGGGCATCGCCTGCCTTACACGCAGCCTGCTCTGACGTGGGCGTGCTTGGCAGCCCCTCCTGTCCACAGCCACTGCCTCAGTCAGATGCTCCACCTGAACTCAGACACCACCTCTCCCTGCAGTAACTGAAGCTTCACACTGCCCCactctattttcaaaaatatgatcCCAAGGTCGACAACACTCCTTGGCCAGATGACATCTAATGGGTCCCCACAAGCTCTGGACAAACCCAACCTGGCCCACTGGCCTTTCCGTTCTCCATGCCTTGCCTTCACAGAGGCCAGGACGGGCCTCCCCATCTTCCCAAGACTCGGCACTGGGTGGCCGCTTCAGCAAACCTCACTCTCTATACCTTGGGACGAGCTGGTGTCCGTGTCCACACCTCCAGGGCCCCTACAGCCTTTCTAATCCCTCTGGCCCAGGCTTATTTATGGATGCCATAGGCAgggaacacatttgatttatcCTGCTAACCCTGGGGCTAGCACAGAGTCAAGCAGCTAACAAATGTTCTGTTACCTAGAAGGGTCAGcagtttatgtatatatatatattttcacaagaTTCTTCCATTTCCAAGCTGAGTATCTTTACCCCGTCGCTCTGACCCTTGTACAGAGggcagcctggggagggggtgaAAACCACTCTGGCTCTCTGTGAGACAAGGAAGTTGAGGGTAAAAGCAGAGTCCCAACATCACTACTGCTGCTCCCAGCTACTGGGCTGTGCACATCTTTTCTGCTGACACTAGGATGGCCAGGCGGGCAGTCTGGCCAGCTCCCTCCCAAGAGTGGCATTTCCTAGGCCACGCCAACTCCACTGAGTTCCCGTCGCTCCTGCCTCAGGAAGGGGAGGCTTGGTCTTTCTCTGGAGGGGTGGTCTGACCTCCCTTCCACCTGCTCTCCCCAGACCTGAGCAGCTGTTCACAGTGTGGCCAGAGAGACTGGGGTGGTCCCTGTCCAAGGCACAGGCTCCCGAGTCCACTGAGAGGAGGGCGCGCAGCCATGGACAGCCATTCCTGGCATCCACTGGGCTACCAGGTCAACGCTCCTGGTGGTGGAGCAGAGAGGGCGAGCGAGTGGGTTCTGCCACCCTGCTGCCTCTGACCACGCACGCGGCGGCTTACCTCATCTATTAAAGGGTGACTTTCGGCTAAGGGGTCAAAAGGTAGGAACAGAAAAAGTGCTGGTCCTTTCTTGAGCTCATTATGCAGCAGGAGACTCTTGCCTCCGTGGGGCCGCAGCCATCGGAAGAGTGTCTCGCGGTTCTCCGAGGCCCACTTGTAGATGTTCTCGGCCGTGTAGTTCAGGACCTCCCTGGGGAAGACCTGCGGAGGAGGAGAGCACAGAGGTTCAGGGGCTGGGTGAGACAGGGCCACACCAGAGTGCACCGCGCCGTCCTTCAGAGCCCACGCTGCCCCAGGAGTGAGCAACCGAGGGGCTGCCAGGCCAGCACCCCACCCACAAGACCTTGGCCACAGGGGCAGAGTGACAGTGGTGGCAGGAGTGCCTCCTCCCCTCAGACAGACCCAAAAATAACCTCTCCTGCCTGATGGTGGCCACAAGGACCGCTACTAGCCCGACCCAGGAGAGCTGTGAGACCTCACTATGCATCTACACAAGGACTGACTCCTCTGCAGGAACAGGAATTATGGAGTCAACAACGTGTTAGATTTTTACCGCAGTCCTGAAGGCCTGTCCCCAAGGCAGGGACAGAGCTCCTGTGAGGCAGAGGCTGCACCAGGTTGGCTCACAGGTTCCCCTTAGTGCCTGGAGGACCTGGCGCAGCAGGGACTCTGCAGGCCTGCGCAGGGACCAGGTGGCCTGAACGTGGCCTGAACACATACGTTCAAGGCTTTGGCTCACACCTGGTGCGAATACACGAAGCAAAGAGACACTCGGTTTTTGCCTTGCTTTTCTACAACAACCAATATAGGTGAACATAAAATTATTCCTTAAAAGTCCAGTGATATAACCCACTGGTTTCAAAGGGAATTTCCAAAGAGGTGCTGTAGAGGACTTCACAATGAGATATTTGATACCCCTAAAATGGAAATTTAAGTTTCCCCACAATGAAGATGTCCACTCTTTTGTGTTTTACGTTACCATCCCCAAACGTGCCATTTGGTAGATGAAGACTACTGCTGAACCAGCCAACCTTAAGAACTATCTGATTAAGGCAGCAAACCTGGAGCTGGGctgcggctcagtggtggagcgcttgccttgcatgtgtgaggccctgggttccatcctcagcaccacacacatacacacatacacacatacacaaatatattttttgaagcagTAAACCTGATCTCTTTTATAGTGTCACCTCACAGCTGTACCTTTTTTCTCTATCCATCTAAAATTTCTTCCTCAGTACCTTTTACTATAAATAAATGTGATACACTTAGGCCAGGAATGAAGAATGTAAGAAAATGACAGCTAGCAAAAGCAGAGGAAGTCACAAGAAGCTCAGGCACAAGAAGAGTGGCGGGCATGGAGAGACCATGGCAGCAGTGGTGCTGAGGGGGCGTGGGAGCCTGAAAACACTCAGACCCCATCATCAATGACTCTGCTGGGAGAGCACGCATATAAACTGCAAGAAGCGAGGCACAACATCTGGAATACTAGAGATACAGAGAAGCCAGGTGATGGGCAGGCAGGGGACCCCAGAGGGCCTGGCGGCACCTGTGAAGGCACATGACCCACTAGTTGAGCCACGGGAGCCCAGGCTTACAGGGGACAGGCCTTACTCTGAGTAAGGGCTATCAACCATCATATGTCCTGTAAGCCCCTGACACTGTGATGAagtcagagagacagagagcgcCCAAGAGCGCCATCACCAAGCGCACGTCGGTGATGTGACTAAGGAAGCAGCCGTCAACAGAGAAGCACAGGACTGCATAGGACACAGGTCAACGCTCAGAAACAGCTGAGTGGAGGCTACCccaccaaaaagcaaaaatatcagGGAACAAAGGAGACAACGGAGAACCGAGGATCTCTAGGGTGAGAAGTCATCGACTTCTTCCTCTGACTGGTCAACTTAAAAAATCCATTATATCAGCAAAGGAGAAAAGCATGTCTCATGACCACCCTTCATGAAAGAcaggaatgaataaagaacacCCCTCGCCCAGTGGAAGCTCAACCTCTGTGAACAAGGGCCAAAGAAACAGCTCTCCAAACAGAGGGACTGCATTGCACCTAGAGGGAAACTAACCAGGCTACACTAAAATCTAAGAACATAAACAGAGAACTGCTGAGTATTACGCTCCTGAGCTCCTGAGCCCTATAACGCGTGGACTCTGACCCAGGAGTGGGGTGCTGGTCTGCAGGAGCGTTCAGCCTGCACATAAGAGCACTCATGGGTCAGCCATTCTCACAGGAGCCTGTGGCCCACGCAAGTTAAGAACCACTGCTCTAATACAAACGCAATTTCAAAATACTTACAAGTGATGTGTTGAAATGTCTATGTAAATACACACTTCCAGAGTGTACTAAGGATACCAGTTTCGCAAGATGTTTATTTGTGATAACCCCAAATCGTACTGTTCCTAGGTAATCTGAAACagaaaattttcctttattaaagAAAAGGCCTAGGCCTCGACACAACCACAAACCCAATGATCACGTCCTGATGACAAGTCCCCTAGTGCAAGGCTCTTCCTGCTAACCTAGcctaggcaggaaggagaaggagcTGTGGGGACCCTCCTCAGACAGACTGCAACCCATCCAGCATCGCGTCTACCCCTGAGAGGAGCATCTCTCGCAGGGCTTGCACTGAGGACCCACTGCATCGTCTACGAGGCTCGGACCTGCCCCCCTTGCTCACAAGGGCCACCTCAGGGCCACGGCGGCTGCTATACTCTCGGGACGCTTCCCATGGCTGGCTCTTTGGCCTCATTCATCTCCACTCCCACCTTCTTCAAcaagccttccctgaccacccacCTCTCCTCAAACACCCAGGGAGAGGGTCCACAGGGGACGGTGGTCCCTCCCTGCTCAGGCACTTTCCTTACTACTATCCTATTTTTCATAGCACTTATTAATGTCTACAcaatcttattcatttatttagattttccttGGTCCAACTTCCTCTTCAGAATGTAAGTGCTGTGAAATATAAATCCTGTGAATGTTTACTGCCTGGGATACGTATATAAGAGActgacaaacatttattaagtgagCAAATCTAGCATATACaatcagtaagaaaaagaaaatggttaagACAGGCAAACCACAGGAAAGGAAATGTACATGGCTGATAATTGCATGGAAATGCACTCAGCCTCACACTATCTcaggaaagcaaaataaaacaaaatgtcacTTTTTACTTCAAATAGCCCAAATTTAAGACATAGGAAATGTGAAGCGAGCAGGGAATGCTCCCATACAAGGCTGGCAGAATCGGGAAGGCGGGCACAGCCAAGTGGGAGAGCAGCTTGTGGACTGCTTGCAACGAAGAGGGACACAGCCAGCAACCTCCACATGTGTGCATCAGGTGCCTGCAGATGTGAGGAACTCCAAGGCAGAG is a window encoding:
- the Txndc11 gene encoding thioredoxin domain-containing protein 11 isoform X3, with amino-acid sequence MQETETLLLFSCNTSVPSEPGVLGYFEFSSSPQPPGYLTFFTSALHSLKKDYLGTVRFGVITNKHLAKLVSLVHSGSVYLHRHFNTSLVFPREVLNYTAENIYKWASENRETLFRWLRPHGGKSLLLHNELKKGPALFLFLPFDPLAESHPLIDEITEVALEYNNCHGDQVVERLLQHLRRVDTPVFQSLAPQPPAPLLDTPPVAASPCCNSVVLPQGHSFSRTHNVCELCVNQTARGLRPSSASMPQCSFFEMAAALDSFYLKEQTFYHAASDSMECSNFLTSYSPFSYYTACCRTINRGVVSFMDSETGVFETPALAFSSLEEKCEVAAPSSLPHIEENRYLFPEVGVASTTFTGLSCRTNKTLNIYLLDSNLFWLYAERLGAPSSTHVKEFATIVDVKEESHYILDPKQTLMKFTLESFIQNFSVLYSPLKRHLIGSDPAQFPSQHLITEVTTDTFWEVVLRRQDVLLLYYAPWCGFCPSLNHVFIQLARLLPADALTVARIDVSQNDLPWEFMVDRLPTVLFFPCNRKDLSVKYPEDLPITLPNLLRFILHHSDPASAPQQSRMSTQECLQSEAVLQQGHISHLEREIQKLRAEISSLHRAQVQVEGQLSNARRDERRLLRQQQTLEKQHSLLQRHSEQLQALYAQKARELEELADASETLLTENAWLKILVATMEKKLEGQDRAEDPAPRTEVRPEPTGAPQLPGSAPSPSNGSSSLAPERKGENRTD
- the Txndc11 gene encoding thioredoxin domain-containing protein 11 isoform X4, giving the protein MSAVYIEKFVRRVMKPLLYIPSQSELLDFLSNYEPGVLGYFEFSSSPQPPGYLTFFTSALHSLKKDYLGTVRFGVITNKHLAKLVSLVHSGSVYLHRHFNTSLVFPREVLNYTAENIYKWASENRETLFRWLRPHGGKSLLLHNELKKGPALFLFLPFDPLAESHPLIDEITEVALEYNNCHGDQVVERLLQHLRRVDTPVFQSLAPQPPAPLLDTPPVAASPCCNSVVLPQGHSFSRTHNVCELCVNQTARGLRPSSASMPQCSFFEMAAALDSFYLKEQTFYHAASDSMECSNFLTSYSPFSYYTACCRTINRGVVSFMDSETGVFETPALAFSSLEEKCEVAAPSSLPHIEENRYLFPEVGVASTTFTGLSCRTNKTLNIYLLDSNLFWLYAERLGAPSSTHVKEFATIVDVKEESHYILDPKQTLMKFTLESFIQNFSVLYSPLKRHLIGSDPAQFPSQHLITEVTTDTFWEVVLRRQDVLLLYYAPWCGFCPSLNHVFIQLARLLPADALTVARIDVSQNDLPWEFMVDRLPTVLFFPCNRKDLSVKYPEDLPITLPNLLRFILHHSDPASAPQQSRMSTQECLQSEAVLQQGHISHLEREIQKLRAEISSLHRAQVQVEGQLSNARRDERRLLRQQQTLEKQHSLLQRHSEQLQALYAQKARELEELADASETLLTENAWLKILVATMEKKLEGQDRAEDPAPRTEVRPEPTGAPQLPGSAPSPSNGSSSLAPERKGENRTD